The following coding sequences lie in one Arachis ipaensis cultivar K30076 chromosome B03, Araip1.1, whole genome shotgun sequence genomic window:
- the LOC107630767 gene encoding long chain acyl-CoA synthetase 2-like isoform X2, whose protein sequence is MLLIAMSNMTWRSILLVLQQRKMWQRTTRISLSSLMTKQALGGRVQILLLGAAPLPRHVEEFMRATSGSTLSQGYGLTESCAGCFTAIE, encoded by the exons ATGCTTTTAATAGCAATGAGCAACATGACATGGAGATCAATTCTGCTCGTGTTGCAGCAGAGGAAGATGTGGCAAAGAACAACAAGGATCTCTTTGAGCAGTTTGATG ACAAAACAAGCATTAGGTGGACGAGTTCAAATCTTGTTATTAGGAGCTGCTCCTTTGCCTAGACATGTTGAGGAGTTTATGAGGGCCACTAGTGGATCTACATTATCACAAGGATATG GTCTTACTGAAAGCTGTGCTGGGTGTTTCACAGCAATAG AGTAA
- the LOC107630767 gene encoding RNA polymerase II C-terminal domain phosphatase-like 3 isoform X1, which produces MSSNQSSSGSAGVKENASEVVIVDDDKEEGELEEGEIDDDGTDPEASVTKRVQSVAKCGVVASDTDSTSHKLSVREVLEGVTVANVEESFEGTCSTHGAIRNDFTDLTSPHTWYPQARKKHRRIILHVGPTNSGKMHQALKQLESSDSGNSIFTV; this is translated from the exons ATGTCTTCCAATCAATCATCTTCTGGGTCTGCTGGTGTTAAGGAGAATGCAAGCGAGGTGGTGATTGTGGATGATGATAAAGAGGAAGGAGAGTTGGAGGAGGGTGAGATTGATGATGATGGCACTGACCCTGAAGCATCAGTAACAAAGAGGGTTCAGAGTGTTGCTAAATGTGGTGTAGTTGCTTCAGATACTGATTCCACATCTCATAAGCTCAGTGTTAGGGAGGTTTTGGAGGGTGTTACAGTTGCTAATGTGGAGGA ATCGTTTGAGGGGACTTGCTCTACTCATGGTGCCATCAGAAATGATTTCACTGACTTGAC CTCCCCTCATACTTGGTATCCACAGGCCAGAAAGAAACATCGCAGGATTATCCTGCATGTTGGTCCCACAAATAGTGGTAAAATGCATCAAGCTTTGAAGCAACTTGAGTCAAGTGATTCCGGTAACTCCATTTTTACAGTGTAG